The proteins below are encoded in one region of Nocardioides marmorisolisilvae:
- a CDS encoding DEAD/DEAH box helicase, translated as MSEVAYERILGFAEEQGLELYPHQEEAIIELLAGNNVVLATPTGSGKSLVATAAHMAAIADGRVSFYTAPIKALVSEKFFALCDVFGAADVGLLTGDASVNPEAPIICCTAEVLANIALREGASADVGLVIMDEFHYYADPQRGWAWQVPLLEVPQAQFVLMSATLGDVSEIAADLTLRNGRETATIDKAERPVPLHFNWSLEPLADTLQELVETGQAPVYVVHFTQAAAVEQATSLLNPAFDKLTRGPNRELIKERLAEVRFGAGFGKSLSKLLRRGIGVHHAGMLPRYRRLVEQLAQEGLLTVICGTDTLGVGINVPIRTVLFSALAKYDGRRQRVLRVREFQQIAGRAGRPGFDTSGYVVVQAPEHVIANERAKAKAAAKNAAMSEAKLAKRRSKAQLKKPLEGTVVWTEATFDKLVAGTPEQLRSRMKVDNAMLVNVAARDEDAFSVMRRLMTDNHEDRRTQLALARRALRLARSLVHSGVLTRLDEPDELGRRYVLTVELPPDFALNQPLSLFAIAALDLLDPEAPSYALDIVSVVEAVLDPPRQILLAQQHAARGEAIAEMKADGLEYDERMALLDEVTWPRPLADLLVPVFEIYRETHPWLPVDALDPKSVVREMFEQGMSFTDFVGRYRIARSEGLLLRYLSDAYRTLRQTVPDAHRPAELEDLVEWLGETVRQVDSSLLDEWEALSDPDHKPRTLVDAAAPPPRPLSQQERAFTVMIRNAMWRRVELAARDDVGGLAALSEDEASRCDPPREVVMTREAWDAALEEYYAEHGAIGTSGDARGPDLFVVERVGRRWPVRQTLADPAGHHDWMIDAEVDLDASDELGELVLTTTAMRRW; from the coding sequence GTGAGCGAGGTGGCGTACGAGCGGATCCTCGGGTTCGCAGAGGAACAGGGCCTCGAGCTCTACCCGCACCAGGAGGAGGCGATCATCGAGCTGCTCGCGGGCAACAACGTCGTGCTCGCCACGCCGACGGGCTCGGGGAAGTCCCTGGTCGCGACCGCGGCGCACATGGCGGCGATCGCCGACGGGCGGGTGTCCTTCTACACCGCACCGATCAAGGCGCTGGTGAGCGAGAAGTTCTTCGCCCTCTGCGACGTCTTCGGGGCCGCGGACGTCGGGCTGCTGACCGGCGACGCCTCGGTGAACCCGGAGGCGCCGATCATCTGCTGCACGGCGGAGGTGCTGGCCAACATCGCGCTCCGCGAGGGGGCGAGCGCGGACGTCGGCCTGGTGATCATGGACGAGTTCCACTACTACGCCGATCCCCAGCGCGGCTGGGCGTGGCAGGTGCCGCTGCTCGAGGTTCCCCAGGCGCAGTTCGTGCTGATGTCGGCCACGCTGGGCGACGTCAGCGAGATCGCGGCCGACCTGACTCTGCGCAACGGTCGTGAGACCGCGACCATCGACAAGGCCGAGCGGCCGGTGCCGTTGCACTTCAACTGGTCGCTGGAGCCGTTGGCCGACACGCTGCAGGAGCTGGTGGAGACCGGCCAGGCGCCGGTCTACGTCGTGCACTTCACCCAGGCGGCGGCCGTCGAGCAGGCGACCTCGCTGCTCAATCCCGCCTTCGACAAGCTCACGCGAGGCCCGAACCGTGAGCTGATCAAGGAGCGGCTGGCCGAGGTCAGGTTCGGGGCCGGCTTCGGAAAGTCGCTGTCGAAGTTGCTGCGTCGTGGCATCGGCGTCCACCACGCCGGCATGCTGCCGCGCTACCGCCGGCTGGTGGAGCAGCTCGCCCAGGAGGGCCTGCTCACCGTCATCTGCGGCACTGACACGCTCGGCGTGGGCATCAACGTGCCGATCCGCACCGTGCTGTTCTCCGCGCTCGCGAAGTACGACGGCCGGCGCCAGCGAGTGCTTCGGGTCCGAGAGTTCCAGCAGATCGCCGGTCGGGCCGGGCGCCCGGGCTTCGACACCTCCGGATATGTCGTCGTCCAGGCGCCCGAGCACGTCATCGCGAACGAGAGGGCCAAAGCCAAGGCGGCCGCGAAGAACGCCGCGATGAGCGAGGCCAAGCTGGCGAAGCGGAGGTCCAAGGCCCAGCTGAAGAAGCCGCTCGAGGGCACCGTGGTGTGGACCGAGGCGACCTTCGACAAGCTGGTCGCCGGCACCCCGGAGCAGCTGCGGTCACGCATGAAGGTCGACAACGCGATGCTGGTCAACGTCGCGGCCCGTGACGAGGACGCGTTCTCGGTGATGCGGCGGCTGATGACCGACAACCACGAGGATCGGCGTACCCAGCTGGCACTGGCGCGCCGGGCGCTGCGACTGGCCAGGAGCCTCGTGCACTCGGGGGTGTTGACCCGGCTGGACGAGCCCGACGAGCTCGGCCGGCGGTACGTGCTCACCGTCGAGCTGCCGCCGGACTTCGCGCTCAACCAGCCGCTTTCGCTGTTCGCGATCGCGGCACTGGACCTGCTCGACCCCGAGGCCCCGTCGTACGCCCTCGACATCGTGTCGGTGGTCGAGGCCGTGCTCGACCCGCCGAGACAGATCCTTCTCGCCCAGCAGCACGCGGCGCGCGGTGAGGCGATCGCCGAGATGAAGGCCGACGGCCTGGAGTACGACGAGCGGATGGCGCTGCTCGACGAGGTGACCTGGCCGCGCCCGCTTGCCGACCTGCTGGTGCCGGTGTTCGAGATCTACCGGGAGACGCACCCGTGGCTGCCGGTAGACGCGCTCGATCCGAAGTCGGTGGTCCGGGAGATGTTCGAGCAGGGGATGAGCTTCACCGACTTCGTCGGGCGCTACCGGATCGCCAGGTCCGAGGGGCTGCTGCTGCGCTACCTCTCCGACGCCTACCGAACCCTGCGGCAGACCGTCCCCGACGCGCACCGGCCGGCCGAGCTCGAGGACCTCGTCGAGTGGCTGGGGGAGACCGTGCGGCAGGTGGACTCCTCACTGCTCGACGAGTGGGAGGCGTTGTCGGACCCGGACCACAAGCCGCGCACCCTCGTCGACGCGGCTGCACCTCCGCCGCGCCCGCTGTCGCAGCAGGAGCGTGCGTTCACCGTGATGATTCGCAATGCGATGTGGAGAAGGGTGGAGCTGGCGGCCCGCGACGATGTCGGCGGCCTGGCAGCGCTGTCGGAGGATGAGGCCTCCCGATGCGATCCGCCGCGCGAGGTCGTGATGACGCGCGAGGCCTGGGACGCCGCGCTCGAGGAGTACTACGCCGAGCACGGTGCGATCGGGACCAGCGGGGACGCCCGCGGCCCGGACCTGTTCGTGGTCGAACGGGTCGGACGGCGGTGGCCGGTGCGCCAGACCCTCGCCGACCCGGCCGGGCACCACGACTGGATGATCGATGCCGAGGTCGACCTCGACGCCTCCGATGAACTCGGTGAGCTGGTGCTGACGACGACCGCTATGCGGCGATGGTGA
- a CDS encoding helix-turn-helix domain-containing protein — protein sequence MTQDRDLDALVRQRIRGLRVARGWSLDDLAARCFLSASTLSRIETGQRRIGLDQLTAIARVLDTSIDHLVEAEDDQDVVIRPHRDEARGMTTWLLSRDPAPHGIKVAKIRLTQPPPRRRDGELPVHPGRDWFTVLTGTVILLLGERTIRVEAGQAAEFSTMVPHAFGADRGPAEIIAMLDPDGERSHLHR from the coding sequence ATGACGCAAGATCGGGATCTCGATGCACTGGTCCGCCAGCGCATCCGCGGCCTGCGGGTCGCCCGCGGGTGGTCGCTCGACGACCTGGCTGCCCGTTGCTTCCTCAGCGCCTCGACGTTGAGCCGGATCGAGACGGGTCAACGGCGGATCGGCCTCGACCAGCTGACCGCGATCGCGCGCGTGCTCGACACCTCCATCGACCATCTTGTCGAGGCCGAGGACGACCAGGACGTGGTGATCCGACCGCACCGGGACGAGGCCCGCGGGATGACCACCTGGTTGCTGTCCCGCGATCCTGCTCCCCATGGCATCAAGGTCGCCAAGATCCGGCTCACCCAACCGCCGCCGCGGCGTAGGGACGGCGAGCTGCCGGTACATCCGGGGCGCGACTGGTTCACCGTGCTGACCGGCACGGTGATCCTGCTGCTGGGGGAGCGCACCATCAGGGTCGAGGCCGGGCAGGCGGCCGAGTTCTCCACGATGGTGCCGCACGCGTTCGGCGCTGATCGGGGGCCCGCCGAGATCATCGCCATGCTCGACCCCGATGGCGAGCGGTCGCACCTTCACAGGTGA
- a CDS encoding methyltransferase, with protein MSHAHSDHQASHHQASHHQASHHQASQGGVDLLDLDAEVIAEQLHAVRTDLGRLVDEPVRRIVDLGAGTGTGTFGLLEHFPDAQVVAIDSSEEALDRLRRRAEQLGLSDRVSSLCADLDEGVPPLEPVDLAWASASLHHLSDPDRTLAGVAAAIRPRGLLSVVELAGFPRFLPDGTPGSAAEARAHELLAADRAIDAPTMGSDWGPRLVRAGLVLEIDRAIAIDLTPPQPPVVGEYAAGALERIRGAVADRLGADDLGALDELLTGGPNDVRRRNDLQVRTERWLWIARRPADPAA; from the coding sequence ATGAGCCACGCACACTCCGACCACCAGGCCTCTCACCACCAGGCCTCTCACCACCAGGCCTCTCACCACCAGGCATCCCAGGGCGGGGTCGACCTGCTCGACCTCGATGCCGAGGTCATCGCCGAACAGCTCCACGCGGTGCGGACCGACCTCGGCAGGCTGGTCGACGAGCCGGTGCGCCGGATCGTCGACCTCGGCGCGGGAACCGGCACCGGCACCTTCGGGCTCCTGGAGCACTTCCCCGACGCCCAGGTCGTGGCGATCGACTCCTCTGAGGAGGCCCTCGACCGACTACGCCGCCGCGCCGAGCAGCTCGGACTGTCCGATCGGGTCAGCAGCTTGTGCGCCGATCTTGACGAAGGGGTCCCCCCGCTGGAGCCGGTCGATCTGGCCTGGGCGTCAGCCTCCCTGCACCACCTCTCCGATCCAGACCGCACGCTGGCCGGGGTGGCCGCCGCCATCCGCCCGCGAGGCCTCCTCTCGGTCGTCGAGCTGGCAGGGTTCCCCCGCTTCCTGCCGGACGGCACCCCCGGCAGCGCAGCAGAGGCGCGCGCCCACGAGCTCCTCGCTGCCGACCGCGCCATCGACGCACCCACCATGGGCAGCGACTGGGGACCGCGGCTGGTCCGAGCCGGACTCGTCCTCGAGATCGACCGGGCGATCGCCATCGACCTCACCCCGCCACAGCCGCCCGTGGTCGGCGAGTACGCCGCCGGCGCACTCGAGCGCATCCGCGGCGCGGTCGCCGATCGGCTCGGGGCCGACGACCTCGGCGCGCTCGACGAGCTGCTCACCGGCGGGCCCAACGACGTACGACGCCGCAACGACCTGCAGGTCCGCACCGAGCGATGGCTGTGGATCGCTCGCCGACCTGCCGACCCGGCCGCGTAG
- a CDS encoding TraR/DksA family transcriptional regulator, which produces MTEPPANARAAKRSADADRLLAERRRTAERLAALQGDFAGMVAASRGSNADDEHDPEGATIAFERSQLEALIRQAQERLREVDRALERWDAGRYGVCSRCGGSIDPARLEARPTATTCLTCIR; this is translated from the coding sequence ATGACCGAGCCCCCTGCAAACGCGCGTGCCGCGAAGAGGTCTGCCGATGCCGACCGGCTGCTCGCCGAGCGACGGCGGACCGCCGAGCGCCTCGCGGCGCTCCAGGGCGACTTCGCCGGCATGGTGGCCGCGTCGCGCGGGTCGAACGCTGACGACGAGCACGATCCCGAGGGCGCCACGATCGCGTTCGAGCGGTCCCAGCTGGAGGCGCTGATCAGGCAGGCACAGGAGCGTCTGCGGGAGGTCGACCGCGCGCTCGAGCGGTGGGACGCGGGCAGGTACGGCGTCTGCAGCCGCTGCGGTGGGTCCATCGACCCGGCGCGGCTCGAGGCGCGGCCGACGGCGACCACCTGCCTGACCTGCATCCGCTGA
- a CDS encoding NAD(P)-dependent oxidoreductase, which produces MSQLVIFGGTGYAGSHIAREAVRRGHVVVSYSRHEPARPDEGVDYRISSITDPTSVRAAADEADELVVAVHGADVDGQPLLAVLPSLVEAARAAGTRLSFVGGAGSSYVAEGGPLLLDTPDFNEEWKPEARAHAAVLDALREAPEDLDWFYVSPAALFGAWAPGDDTGSYRTGGDLLVTKDDGSSEISGVDFARAYVDEIEQRNHLRRRFTVGH; this is translated from the coding sequence ATGTCCCAGCTCGTCATCTTCGGCGGAACGGGCTATGCCGGTTCCCACATCGCCCGCGAAGCGGTCCGGCGCGGCCACGTGGTCGTCTCCTACTCGCGGCACGAGCCGGCCCGACCGGACGAGGGCGTGGACTACCGCATCAGTTCGATCACCGACCCGACATCGGTGCGCGCGGCCGCCGACGAAGCCGACGAGCTGGTGGTGGCGGTGCACGGCGCGGACGTGGACGGCCAGCCGCTGCTCGCCGTACTCCCGTCGCTGGTCGAGGCGGCACGGGCCGCTGGCACCCGGCTGTCGTTCGTCGGCGGTGCCGGGAGCTCGTACGTCGCGGAGGGCGGTCCGCTGCTGCTCGACACCCCCGACTTCAACGAGGAGTGGAAGCCCGAGGCGAGGGCACACGCCGCCGTGCTCGACGCCTTGCGTGAGGCGCCCGAGGACCTCGACTGGTTCTACGTCAGCCCGGCGGCGCTGTTCGGCGCCTGGGCACCCGGCGACGACACCGGCAGCTACCGCACCGGCGGAGACCTGCTGGTCACCAAGGACGACGGGTCGTCGGAGATCTCCGGGGTGGACTTCGCCCGGGCGTACGTCGACGAGATCGAGCAGCGCAACCACCTGCGCCGTCGCTTCACCGTCGGCCACTGA
- a CDS encoding carboxymuconolactone decarboxylase family protein — protein MTGTTRIPAAEVSGPKGWLVERFARRTLGQVPSSIGVYWHNQKVLMDMASVGGKVKKWDACDEQLKSFAHMAVASRVGCTWCLDFNYFEAHNVGLDLTKAREIPRWRESEVFTALEREVLTYAEAMTETEPTVTDEMVSSLRSQLGDSALVELTAVIAFANFTTRPNVALGIESDGFAAACGLKPLADRVAAAS, from the coding sequence ATGACCGGAACGACCCGTATCCCCGCAGCCGAGGTCTCCGGACCCAAGGGCTGGCTCGTGGAGCGGTTCGCCAGGAGGACCCTGGGTCAGGTGCCGAGCTCGATCGGCGTCTACTGGCACAACCAGAAGGTGCTGATGGACATGGCCTCGGTCGGGGGCAAGGTCAAGAAGTGGGACGCCTGCGACGAACAGCTCAAGTCGTTCGCGCACATGGCGGTTGCCTCGAGGGTCGGCTGCACCTGGTGCCTGGACTTCAACTACTTCGAAGCCCACAACGTGGGCCTCGATCTGACCAAGGCGCGAGAGATCCCGCGGTGGCGCGAATCCGAGGTCTTCACGGCACTGGAGCGCGAGGTATTGACCTATGCCGAGGCCATGACCGAGACCGAGCCCACCGTGACCGACGAGATGGTCAGCTCACTGCGGTCCCAGCTCGGCGACTCCGCATTGGTCGAGCTCACGGCGGTGATCGCGTTCGCGAACTTCACGACCCGTCCGAACGTCGCGCTCGGCATCGAGTCCGACGGCTTCGCCGCGGCGTGCGGCCTCAAACCGCTCGCGGACCGCGTTGCCGCAGCGTCGTGA
- a CDS encoding threonine/serine dehydratase: protein MSITREDVLAAARRIEGRIRRTPLLAPAPQDGMWLKCEFLQHCGVFKTRGAFNRQLAASETGELGAAGIVVASGGNAGLAHAYAAGRLGIRATVFVPQAAPEVKVARIRRYGAEVVRGGAEYAEAYEAAVAFADSSGASLVHAYDQAEIAAGAGTIAEEIMEDEPSIDTIVVAVGGGGLYAGIAASALGRVRVVAVEPERIPTLHNAMAADQPVDVSVSGVAADSLGARRIGGLAFAAQKAEKPISVLVTDDEIVQARQELWTEYRIASEFGAATAYAALLSGRYAPAAGERVAVVVCGANTDPTTLS, encoded by the coding sequence GTGAGCATCACTCGTGAGGACGTGTTGGCCGCAGCCCGACGTATCGAGGGCCGGATCAGGCGCACCCCGCTGCTGGCACCCGCACCGCAGGATGGGATGTGGCTCAAGTGCGAGTTCCTGCAGCACTGCGGCGTCTTCAAGACCCGCGGGGCGTTCAACCGCCAGCTGGCTGCCTCCGAGACCGGAGAGCTCGGCGCGGCGGGCATCGTGGTCGCGTCCGGAGGGAACGCGGGCCTTGCCCACGCGTACGCCGCCGGCCGGCTCGGGATCAGGGCCACCGTGTTCGTTCCGCAGGCCGCGCCCGAGGTCAAGGTCGCCCGGATCCGACGCTACGGAGCCGAGGTGGTCCGCGGCGGCGCCGAGTACGCCGAGGCCTACGAGGCCGCCGTCGCCTTCGCCGACTCCAGCGGCGCCAGTCTCGTCCACGCCTACGACCAAGCGGAGATCGCTGCGGGTGCGGGCACGATCGCCGAGGAGATCATGGAGGACGAGCCCTCCATCGACACCATCGTCGTCGCGGTAGGGGGAGGCGGCCTTTACGCCGGCATCGCCGCATCGGCGCTGGGACGGGTCCGTGTGGTCGCGGTGGAGCCGGAGAGGATTCCCACCCTGCACAACGCCATGGCGGCGGATCAGCCCGTCGACGTCAGCGTCTCCGGTGTCGCCGCCGATTCTCTCGGAGCTCGCCGGATCGGCGGCCTGGCATTCGCCGCGCAGAAGGCTGAGAAGCCCATCTCGGTCCTGGTCACCGACGACGAGATCGTGCAGGCCCGGCAGGAGCTGTGGACCGAGTATCGCATCGCGTCCGAGTTCGGCGCCGCCACGGCGTACGCAGCGCTGCTCTCCGGCCGATACGCCCCTGCTGCGGGCGAACGGGTCGCGGTCGTCGTCTGCGGCGCGAACACAGATCCGACGACGTTGTCCTAA
- a CDS encoding HNH endonuclease signature motif containing protein, giving the protein MTAPPLPKHPILACVSRLRNGLDEVVDVQATYLSTEEKAAALRELAVVESRVAGLRLKVMAAAADVAEIDAARDVGAWYAHHTRNEADSSRADARLARSLDRDRLTLADALAGGRCNVAQARVIDRALDALPDRLGRELLERAEATLVGYAAELTPGQLRRVGRRILDLVAPEVAEEEEGRRLADEERHAREKTQMSLRPLGDGTTRISGRLPESAARRLCTYLESFASPRHLGSEADNPQPPIDRVPYPRRLGEAFCSLLEHLDPEKLPDHGGDATTVLITLSLDQLRAELAAADLLGAGDGDSDRLSAGEVRRLACNARLVPVVLGSRSEVLDLGRSSRLFTRSQHKALRLRDRGCRAEDCTIPAAWTEAHHDKPWAAGGSTNLEDGVLLCSHHHHLAHDPRFTACRLPNGDVRFVRRT; this is encoded by the coding sequence ATGACCGCACCGCCACTCCCGAAGCATCCGATCCTCGCTTGCGTCAGCCGGCTCAGGAACGGGCTCGATGAGGTGGTCGACGTCCAGGCGACGTACCTGTCGACCGAGGAGAAGGCGGCAGCGCTGCGTGAGCTGGCCGTGGTCGAGTCTCGGGTGGCCGGGCTTCGGTTGAAGGTGATGGCCGCCGCAGCCGACGTGGCCGAGATCGACGCCGCTCGGGACGTGGGCGCCTGGTACGCCCACCACACCCGCAACGAGGCCGACAGCTCCCGCGCCGACGCCCGGCTGGCGCGCAGCCTCGATCGAGACCGACTCACACTTGCCGACGCGCTGGCTGGTGGTCGCTGCAACGTGGCCCAGGCCCGCGTGATCGACCGCGCGCTCGACGCCCTGCCGGACCGCCTCGGCCGCGAGCTCCTCGAGCGAGCCGAGGCGACCCTCGTCGGCTACGCCGCGGAGCTGACTCCCGGCCAGCTGCGCCGAGTGGGACGTCGGATCCTCGACCTCGTTGCCCCCGAGGTCGCCGAGGAGGAGGAAGGTCGCCGGCTGGCCGACGAGGAGCGGCATGCTCGGGAGAAGACCCAGATGAGCCTCCGACCCCTCGGCGACGGCACCACTCGCATCTCCGGGCGCCTCCCGGAGTCTGCGGCGAGGCGGCTGTGTACCTACCTCGAGTCGTTCGCCTCACCTCGACACCTGGGCAGCGAGGCCGACAACCCCCAGCCGCCGATCGACCGGGTTCCCTACCCGCGTCGACTCGGCGAGGCGTTCTGTTCCCTGCTCGAGCACCTCGACCCGGAGAAGCTCCCCGACCACGGTGGTGATGCCACCACGGTGCTGATCACCCTGTCCCTCGACCAGCTGCGCGCCGAGCTGGCGGCAGCCGACCTGCTCGGCGCCGGCGACGGCGACAGCGACCGGCTCAGTGCCGGCGAGGTACGCCGGCTCGCCTGCAACGCCCGACTCGTCCCGGTCGTCCTCGGCAGCAGGTCCGAGGTGCTCGACCTCGGCCGCAGCAGCCGCCTGTTCACACGGTCCCAACACAAGGCGCTGCGGCTTCGCGACCGCGGCTGCCGTGCCGAGGACTGCACGATCCCGGCCGCCTGGACCGAGGCCCACCACGACAAGCCGTGGGCGGCCGGAGGCAGCACCAATCTCGAGGACGGGGTGCTGTTGTGCAGCCACCATCACCACCTCGCCCACGATCCTCGCTTCACCGCCTGTCGACTGCCCAACGGCGACGTCCGCTTCGTCCGGCGCACCTGA
- a CDS encoding nuclease-related domain-containing DEAD/DEAH box helicase translates to MTIDLCSADQMTPNCRPEQPQFASEAEREVWQRLRDTLPADAILIANQWVIDEHKDHEADLVVLLPDVGAVVLEVKGGSVWYDGEHWHQSGGGERRIHPVEQAKDAKYALRDYVESDPRWSRGRITWAHGVVTPYSDFSSDFGTPDCPRWALHDRVDMADLADRVANNARGMARGTKAPSYDDLVLLSQVLHGRSFTERDLNAEAAQRRSASDRLTAEQAQLLRVTRLLNRVEVRGGAGSGKTVLALAQAKELSRGRDGEPPQRVALLCYSIGLGEFLKREVEGWPKRARPAFVGTYEELGRSWGAPGGEREDSEFWEERLPSMMAELARELPPDKRFDAFVVDEAQDFAESWWTPLLRAMQNEEESGLYIYSDENQRIFARFGRPPVPLVPLVLDHNLRNTKQIHAAFGPLAPTQMTPRGGEGVEVSFLPADDPLDAADDAVELLLEVGWHPANIALLTTGSRHTEQLNLTEELGQHGYWRTFWEDDVFYGHVLGCKGLERPAVVLCVNETTARDRSREKLYVGMSRATDQLIVVGQPDVVREIAGPHVAARLGI, encoded by the coding sequence ATGACGATCGACCTGTGTTCTGCTGACCAGATGACCCCGAACTGTCGTCCCGAGCAACCACAGTTCGCCTCCGAGGCGGAACGTGAGGTGTGGCAGCGACTGCGCGACACCCTGCCCGCGGACGCGATCCTGATCGCGAACCAGTGGGTGATCGACGAGCATAAGGACCACGAGGCGGATCTCGTCGTACTGCTTCCCGATGTCGGGGCGGTCGTCCTTGAGGTCAAGGGCGGGTCGGTCTGGTACGACGGCGAGCACTGGCACCAGTCCGGTGGCGGGGAGCGGCGGATCCATCCGGTGGAGCAGGCGAAGGACGCGAAGTACGCCTTGCGCGACTACGTCGAGTCCGACCCGCGATGGAGCCGCGGCAGGATCACGTGGGCACACGGCGTCGTGACGCCGTACTCCGACTTCTCCAGCGACTTCGGCACACCGGACTGCCCGCGTTGGGCGCTGCACGACCGCGTCGACATGGCGGACCTCGCCGATCGGGTCGCGAACAACGCCCGGGGGATGGCGCGGGGCACCAAGGCCCCGTCGTACGACGACCTGGTGCTGCTCTCGCAGGTCTTGCACGGCCGCAGCTTCACCGAGCGGGACCTCAACGCGGAGGCCGCCCAACGGCGCTCGGCCTCGGACCGGCTGACCGCCGAGCAGGCGCAGCTGCTGCGCGTGACAAGGCTGCTCAACCGGGTCGAGGTGCGCGGCGGCGCCGGGAGTGGGAAGACGGTGCTCGCGCTCGCCCAGGCCAAGGAGCTGTCCCGCGGTCGCGACGGTGAGCCACCGCAGCGAGTGGCGCTGCTGTGCTACTCGATCGGTCTCGGCGAGTTCCTCAAGCGCGAGGTCGAGGGGTGGCCCAAGCGCGCCAGGCCTGCATTCGTCGGCACCTACGAGGAGCTCGGCCGGTCGTGGGGGGCGCCAGGGGGAGAGCGCGAGGACAGTGAGTTCTGGGAGGAGCGGCTGCCGTCGATGATGGCCGAGCTCGCACGGGAGCTCCCGCCCGACAAGCGGTTCGACGCGTTCGTCGTCGACGAGGCCCAAGACTTCGCAGAGAGCTGGTGGACGCCATTGCTGCGGGCGATGCAGAACGAGGAGGAGAGCGGGCTCTACATCTACTCCGACGAGAACCAGCGCATCTTCGCGCGCTTCGGTCGGCCGCCTGTGCCCCTGGTGCCGCTCGTTCTCGACCACAACCTGCGCAACACCAAGCAGATCCACGCGGCTTTCGGCCCGCTGGCACCGACCCAGATGACGCCACGCGGCGGCGAGGGCGTCGAGGTCAGCTTCCTACCGGCCGACGACCCGCTCGACGCCGCCGATGACGCAGTCGAGCTCCTGCTCGAGGTCGGCTGGCACCCCGCCAACATCGCGCTGCTCACCACCGGATCCCGGCACACCGAACAGCTGAACCTCACTGAGGAGCTCGGCCAGCACGGCTATTGGCGCACCTTCTGGGAGGACGACGTGTTCTACGGGCACGTGCTCGGGTGCAAGGGCCTCGAGCGTCCGGCCGTCGTGCTCTGCGTCAACGAGACGACCGCTCGCGACCGATCGAGGGAGAAGCTGTACGTCGGCATGTCGCGCGCGACCGACCAGCTGATCGTGGTCGGTCAGCCCGACGTCGTACGAGAGATCGCCGGGCCGCACGTCGCGGCACGGTTGGGGATCTGA
- a CDS encoding PGN_0703 family putative restriction endonuclease gives MSSSCRCSWRRSTTSRTIWPSARAVADEPGAHRRPAGPCGRCPARAGNKWQRRLRRHQGWWRETHCGVPAGNIATRSKPVVSMLPDGVDLAVNLWTPEARESLGAAEADLDAGKRPGMIQMDRVRRNLLSSQPLCFNLFGYLAAHPEAALPWIRSLAPDADGVSSIRLEWAPATGTFTGSAFDAFIEYRTGRGTGFLGIECKYAENLAKSQVKPAAEKFRTATADGGWHAGAAEALDKMGLRQFWYNTLLAQLVERAGEHTRGRSVVVALADDVTARSTVDTVAAELVDPEYLVFGSIEEVVDSIEGHDGWRDTFRRRYLDLSPSDEPA, from the coding sequence TTGAGCTCATCGTGCCGATGTTCCTGGAGACGCTCGACGACGTCGCGGACGATCTGGCCCTCCGCACGGGCGGTCGCCGATGAACCGGGGGCTCACCGTCGGCCAGCTGGACCGTGCGGCCGCTGTCCTGCTCGGGCAGGCAACAAATGGCAGCGGCGGCTTCGCCGGCACCAGGGGTGGTGGCGCGAGACGCACTGCGGTGTGCCGGCAGGGAACATCGCGACTCGCTCGAAGCCCGTGGTGAGCATGCTGCCGGACGGCGTCGACCTTGCCGTGAATCTCTGGACACCGGAAGCGCGGGAGTCCCTGGGAGCCGCCGAAGCGGATCTGGACGCCGGCAAGCGGCCCGGGATGATCCAGATGGACCGAGTGCGCAGGAACCTGCTGTCCTCGCAACCCCTGTGCTTCAACCTGTTCGGCTACCTGGCCGCTCACCCTGAGGCAGCGCTGCCCTGGATTCGGTCGTTGGCACCGGACGCGGACGGCGTCTCGAGCATTCGCCTCGAGTGGGCTCCGGCGACGGGAACATTCACCGGATCGGCGTTTGACGCGTTCATCGAGTACCGGACCGGCAGAGGGACCGGATTCCTCGGCATCGAGTGCAAGTACGCCGAGAACCTCGCGAAGTCACAGGTCAAGCCTGCGGCGGAGAAGTTCCGCACGGCGACGGCTGACGGAGGCTGGCATGCAGGGGCGGCGGAGGCACTGGACAAGATGGGGCTTCGCCAGTTCTGGTACAACACATTGCTCGCGCAGCTCGTCGAGCGAGCGGGCGAGCACACGCGCGGTCGGTCGGTCGTCGTGGCGCTCGCCGACGACGTCACGGCGAGGTCGACGGTGGACACCGTTGCGGCCGAGTTGGTCGACCCGGAGTACCTGGTCTTCGGCTCGATCGAGGAGGTGGTCGATTCGATCGAGGGGCATGACGGATGGCGGGACACCTTCCGACGCAGGTATCTCGACCTCAGTCCGTCCGACGAGCCTGCATGA